From the genome of Primulina huaijiensis isolate GDHJ02 chromosome 11, ASM1229523v2, whole genome shotgun sequence:
gatggtcacatgtatgtttattgtcaactcgaaatgttgcatttgcaagattacttgctcaaataataaaattgaggaatcaatttcccgattatacaatcaagaaaattagacttgataatgctggtgaatttacttcccagactttcaatgattattgtatgtctatgggaatcattgttgagcatcctgttgctcatgtacatactcaaaatggattggctgaatcattgattaaacgtctgcaaatgattgctagaccaatgattatgaaaacaaagctccctatttctatatggggacatgcaattttacatgctgcttcattaattcgcatcagaccaagtgcatatcataaatactccccattgcagcttgcatttggtaaagaaccagacatttctcatctgagaatttttggatgtatggtgtatgtgcctattgcaccacctcaacgaaagaaaatgggacctcaaagaaagattggaatttatattggttatgatagtccatcgatcattcgatatcttgaaccacagacaggcgacgtgttcacagcacgttttgctgattgtcattttaatgaggaaatcttcccaatgttagggggagaacagaaacataccgaaaaagaaattacatggtatgtatcatcattgttacatctggatccaagaacaaaacaatgtgaaaaagatgtacagcaaattgtgcacttgcaaagaatagcaaatcaaataccagatgcatttgcagacacaaaaggggtaactaaatcatatatacatgctgcaaatgcccctgctcgaattgaaattccgaagaaacaaattgaagatagtcatgatgtcattaaacgcctgaagcgtggaaggccagttggttccaaggataaaaatcctcgaaaaagaaaattcatagagaaacacaatgatcacaaaatagagaatgatgttcctgaagaaacacataatgatcacaaaatagagaatgatgttcctgaagaaacacatgatgatgaaaatgttttgtcagaaccacaaactgacgagaatcatgaaatctctatcaattatattaatactggaaaaatatggaaccgaaaagatatagaagaaattgatgatatattttcttataatgtggcaatcgacatcataaatgataatgaagatcatgaaccaaaatcttttggtgaatgtaaaaatcggcaggattggataaaatggaaagatgccatccaggttgaattggattcgctaaataaacgtaatgtttttggacctatagtccttacacctgaaggtgtaaaacctgttggatacaaatgggtttttattcgaaagcgaaatgagaaaaatgaaatagtaagatataaagctcgacttgttgcacaaggtttttctcaaaggcctggaattgattatgaagaaacgtattctcctgtgatggatgcaattacgtttcggtatttgattagcttggcagtatctgaaaatttagaaatgcgtcttatggatgttgttacagcctacttatatggatcacttgatagtaatatatatatgaaaatccctgaaggatttaagatgcctgaagcacaaagttcaaaacccagagaatgttattctgtgaaattactaagatcattatatgggttgaagcaatccggcagaatgtggtataataggctaagtgatcacttgatgaaaaagggatatgtaaataattcaatatgcccttgtgttttcattaagaaaacaacatccggatgcgtaattattgctgtatatgttgatgatttaaacatcattggaacaaataaggaaattcaagaagttgtgtcatacttgaaagaagaatttgaaatgaaggatcttggaaaaaccaagtattgtctgggtttacaaattgaacaaaaagaatgtggaatatttgttcaccagacaaattatacagaaaagatccttaaacgttttaatatggacaaatcaaatcctttaagtactccaatggttgttagatcattaaacatagaaaaggatccattccgtccatgtgaagatgatgaagatattcttggtccagaagtaccatatctaagtgctatcggtgcccttatgtatcttacaaattgtacaaggcctgatatatcttttgccgtaaatttattggcaagatttagcacatatccaacaaagagacattggaacggaattaaacatatattccgttatctacgaggaacgacagacttgggacttttgtattcaaaagatgctaatccaagtataattggttatgccgatgctggatacttatctgatccacacaaagcacgttctcaaactggatatgtatttactcgtggaggcactgcaatttcttggcgttcacagaaacaaacacttgtaacaacttcatcaaatcatgccgagattattgcactacatgaagcaagccgtgaatgtgtgtggttaaaatcaatgactcaacatatccaaatctcatgcggattatcattcgacgagaagcctgtgatactatatgaagataatgctgcatgtgttgctcaaatgaaagaaggatacataaaaagcgacagaactaaacatattcctcctaagttcttcgcattcaccaaggagcttgagaagaataaatgtattgatgttcgtcacattcaatcaagtgaaaactcatcagatctcttcacaaaggcacttcctacgacaatattcagaaagcacatatataatattgggatgcgcaatctacgaaatttgtgaagaattgttcgtgtcaacatgagggggagtttacgtgactgcactctttttcccttactatggtttttatcccaatgggtttttcctagtaaggtttttaacgaggcagtataaaaacacgtaatgtatacaatcattatgatcatcatcacaagggggagtgttgaaaaattatttaaaaatgtgttaaatatttgtgttgaaaatgtgaatgttgaatgttgaaaattaggtaaaattaggtgttgaatattgaaaattagtgtgtgatgatgtaggtaatgatgtattttatttttggattatttgtaaaaattttctataaatagatctctcatttgtgaagaaaatcacaattgagttgagagaaaaatattataaagtgtgtagtgtgataattttgagagtttgagatttttacttttttatcgtaaatttttactttttcacaacaattataattttaatgaggGTAGAGTATCTTAATCATTGTATGAATTTGCTCCTCACTTTTGAAGTACTCTCTGTTTGAACAGCTAAGACCTATCACCTTTTCGGACACCACAAAAACTGCCACCCTCTCAACCGATTTGGCACCAAAATATCACCAGGAGGGGGCAGCCGCCGTTTTCTCTCGCCGCCAACACCATGGCAAGCGCCTCCTTTTCTCGCCTCGCAACCCAAATCATCGTTTCTCCGACCCCAAGAAGCAGAAATCACCGCCACTGGTCTCCGTGTTCCATCACTCATCCATTATTGGCTACCTCTACTTTTTCACTAAAACTCAAATCCCGTCATAGTCCACGTGACCATTCATTCGTCTCCTTCTCTGGTGGTGACGGAGGAGGAGATGAGGGCGGGGGCGGAAGTGGAGGCTCTGGTGGTGGCAGAGAAGGAGGTAGCGATGGAGATGCAGGAAAGAGGAACAAGGCGGAGGCTATCATGGCCTTGGTTGAAGTGGGAAGGTCATTGGATAGCATTCCCAAGGACTTGGCAGCCGCCATCGAAGCAGGGAAAGTTCCGGGTTCCATAGTGTATCGGTTTTTCGAGCTCGAGAAATCTCCTTTGTTCGGCTGGTTGCTCAGGTTTGGAGGGTTTAAGGAAAGATTGCTTGCAGATGATCTTTTCTTGACTAAAGTAGCCATTGAATGTGGTGTTGGGATATTTACCAAGGTTGCTGATTTTCCTTAAACTTGGTCGAAAATTGTGTTTTCTTCGTAGATTTAGTTTATGAGGTTTCGTTACAAAATGTTTCACTTTTATGCTTGATCGGTATAGGAAATAGCTGTTACTTTGGTACTAGAGGATGGCCTAATTAAGTCATTTCCATTAAATCTTGCCTAAATTTTCAGATCTGCCACTGGTTCTAGGTGTAAAGAAGCTATTGAAAAACTAATAGTTACTGAAACTTGTGGCTTTGAATGGTGAAATGCTTCAAATCGCAAGCTCCGAGGATCTATTTTTCAATCCAAATGTTGAAATGAATGGGGAGTTTTCTCTTTAGCCTTGGCATGTATGATCATATCTAAAGGGCACGTTTGAAGTTGGGCTTCGTGGGTGCTAAGTTATCATGTTTAACCGTTTCTTGTAGTCAGTTACACAGccttttttatgattatttcCATGTCGTCCTCAGAGCTTGTCATGCTGAAGCATTTGGTAGATGTTGCATCATCATGCAATTAGAGCATGTGATCATATTTACTGTCTGTTCTCTAGACTGCTGCAGAGCTGGAAAGGCGTCGAGAAAAGTTTACCAAGGAGCTGGATTTCGTCTTTGCTGATGTGGTATACTTGTTttcacattattttattttgagctGTTCCGGAAAATATgctcattaaatttaaaaatttcttattaAATCATCCTGTTGTCCCCAAGGGACATGATTATGTACCAGGTTTACCGACTAAAATCTTCTGAGGCAAATGGTGCTTGAATTTTTAGTTTTGGAATAGGACGGGTGTATAAAATTCTACTGCCTGTGATCAAATGCAACAAGACCGGTTGGGGTGTTATATTTTCAGTTTGTCGTGATGGTATGCATTAAATGAATGTTTATTAGCTTTAGATCCTGACGCGTGGAATTGAGCTTAACCACGAGCTATTCATCTTGAAATTAGTTGCTCATCTTCTGTTTCTAAATTGAAGGAATTGAGAGGAAAAAAACTATCAGTGGGTATCTTTTTCTCTTATCAACTGGTACAACCCTTATTCTATGTGTAGCAACTCCCCCAAGCACGGTAGTGTTGCGGGGAATGGGTTGTGCGTGTGTAAAGAAACAATGGACCAACTGGGTTTGCTTCTGACTGGATAACGTTTCCCATGATATGGATATTTGAGCAGGAAATGTGGAGTTTACTGTTTTCTGTACAGTTAATTTAGGATTCTGGGAAGAATACAGATATTACTTGAATTTGATGAAAAACAGTGTATAGGGAGTATCCTTGACCAGATTATTTCTGTATGTTCTTGTGCTTTCTGATGCCTAACatggaaagataagacatagtTGGGCTTTTCACTTGGATACATTGCTCTGTGTGGTATCCTATTAATCTCTGCTGAGTAAATGGCCAAATGATCACTTTTTGGTATGGTTGTACCGGCCAACTTGAAAGAcataaaattgtttaattagcGCTTGACTTGCAGTTTTGGTTCAGCTTACAATCTTGATCTTTCCCAGAAAGTCATAATATTGCTTTTTTCCTTTTGGACAGagtattcatttatttttgtcTCAGTACTtcatatgattttaattttgttgccttttttgatttcaatattttctgatAATCTGTGTTCAGGTAATGGCCATTATTGCAGATTTCATGCTTGTTTGGCTACCTGCTCCTACTGTTTCTCTCCGACCTCCTCTAGCCATCACTGCAGGAGGTCTCAATAAATTCTTTTACGGGTGCCCGGATAATGCATTCCAGGTAATGTTTAAATAATTGTCATTAattctttttaatatatattatatatgtaaagTTCGGGTTTCATTGCgaaaaaaccataaaatatatttattgaacAAAATTGGGTACCGCTGCAGGTTGCCTTGGCAGGAACATCTTATTCATTTTTACAAAGAATAGGAGCAATAGTGGTTAGTAATTTACTTATTCAACATTATTTCGATCATCGTTCTACTCATTGAGTTTGACTGTGTGTTGTCATCTGTTGTTCAGAGAAATGGGGGGAAGCTTTTTATAGTCGGAACTGGTGCGTCTCTGGTACGTCAACTTACTATGGTTGCTTTTGGATGGATGTATTTAACTGTGAGGAATTTGATTtgacaatgaatttcaaatgaaaactattttgggttaatttgaaatccattgcAATTGTTAATAAAACGCCTGAATCAAATCAGAGTGAATTTCACCCAAACTTTATTCATCCAAACAAGtcaaatggatttgaaatccattattCAACTACCTCAATACAAAAATAATCTTAACTTCTTTATGTTTTACTCACTTTGATATCCCTATCGTAGATTAAATACCGAAATTAGTGTTCTAAAAAGTGGTAAGCGGTTGGCAGACGGCAACCCACCGCATTGCACCTAGGCAGTTTTTCTTTTCTACCTAAATATCTAATTCTTTATGTTTATCTTCATATTTTTCTAATGATTTCTCGATATCGGATTCAAACTTAAAATCAATGGCATATTCATCCTCTTTATCTGATacaaattgattgaaaaataagtcaaacaatttttttataaaaaatttaacataaaaaatcatatattaagcTAGGCGACCGCCTAGGTGAATTTTGAGTCGCATGGGCGGCAACCAAGCAATTCAGGCGGTCGATTTTTTTAACTTCGCCAAGAGATACCGTATTTCTAAAAATCAGAATGGTGAGCAATCGACCAGTGCCGAGATAGGTGGCGCCTTTTAGAACACTGACCAAACTAGAAGAACAAAGTGGAGCAGCTTATAAAAGATCTCTATGGAATCCAATTGTATAATTGACGTCCAATTTTCAGCTGTGCCCTTTGGTTAAGATACCCATTTTTCATATGGCACCCGGTGGACTGTCAGATATATGGAATCAATCAGACGTGTGTTGTCAAGGGGTAAGATTAATATTGGCTCAAAATTTATGTTGGATGTGCAGTAAGGATGGCACTAGGTAGTTGTGTATGGAATGAGATTGTCATTTATTGAAGAAATGTTGATTGACGTCTCATGTTGAATGGTCCTACAAGTCCCAGCAAGGGGACAGATTCTAGCGGTGAAATTCCTATAGTTCCTGTGGATTTTAGAATTGAATTGGACATTGACACAAACCATCTGTCATGGCATTTCAAAGTATCTTTTCTACATAAATTTTTCCATGTGATAATCGTATCATTCAACTGAAAATCACCATAAATATTTTGTGCCAATAAAAGATATCCATATTTCCCAAACAGTTGTCAAACTTTATTGCAACTTTCAAATTAGTTTTTCCTTCTCTTGGATAGTGCAAGGTGCCTAGGTCCCACACGGAGCTATGAAGCTAACCGCCCCAAAATTTAGAGTAAAGGAATATAATAtggggtgaagatatcctatatGGACTGACGGAGCTATGGAGTTATGAGTTAACTACCTCACCATGAATCTGTATGAGTTTTATATAGGCTTAATGGTGGCTTATAACAGGCTAAGGACAGAAGACAAATCATGAAAAAATTCTTGTTGATGGGTATAATCGCATTATTAACTTTATTTAAGGGATGGAGAGTAGAACTACATTGAAAGATAAACAGGGCTATTTAACGAGTCGTCTTCGAACAATTTTAACTGAGTATCTCATTCGCCAATTGTTTGAGTGCATGTCTTTACATATGACCTTAACTAGCAAATATTACTTGTTAAATCGTGTAACCGGTTTCCCTAAAGCATTCTTTAATCGACCTGTATTATTTCATGATTCTTGCTTCCAAATAATTTCCCATGATGTTTGCTTCCATGATTCTTGCCTTTGACTTGGTCTTGCATAATTGCAGTCTGGAATATAGTGTTGTAGGAAAATGTTGATTAGAATGTCCTCATGATGTCCGTTTTACAGGTGGGCACAGGCATAACAAATTTGTTGATTGCTACGCGGAAATTTATTGATAAGTCTTATGCCGGTGAATCCGAAGACGTGCCTATTCTGTCGACAAGTGTTGCTTATGGTGTCTATATGGCAGTATCAAGCAACCTGAGGTACACATTTATATGTGATTATTGTTGCATGACTGTGTTTCCTGAAGGTGTTTGTGTGCTCAGTAATGTCCACTTTACATGCTTTTTTTTTCTTGCATTAGAATTGTCAATTCTCCTTTTTATACAATCAATACACGATCACAAGGAACAGATTTAGCTTTTGTTTGGCTAGCTATGAGGGGCTTAAGTACATATGCAATTTATGTCCTGATCTACAAGTTTCTAACTCACTAATAGATTTTAATTGCAAAAAAACATCAAAGATTTCGTCTCCCTAAAGTCACCAATTGAAAACTTCATTGAACAGATGTGTGCAAATTAGCAAGCTATGGTTAAAATTGGCACTCTGGTTATTCCTTTGTATCTCTGCCATAGACTACttttcttttatcgcatatattCTGCTTATTTACAAATTATGTAGCGTTTACATCGTCGCTGCACTGCTGAAATTTTATCCAATTGGTTCATTAATCTGCATTTTTTTCTGTATAGGTACCAAATACTTGCTGGGGTAATCGAACAACGTATCTTAGAACCTTTACTGCACCAGCAGAAGCTCATTCTTGGTGCAATCTGTTTTGTTGTTCGAACTGGAAATACCTTTTTAGGATCATTGATGTAAGATTTTTGTACTAAAAAGTGAATATATCTCTCTATTTACATTCATTTCAGGTTTTTCACACTCTAAAATGGCAGGTGGGTGGATTATGCACGTTGGATCGGAATACAACCCCGTGAATAGAATCATATGGGATGATGAGGTCATTTTATCAACGGTCAGCTGTCCTTTGTATATTTCATCTTTTCGGTGTTCTTTACACAATTACCATTAACTTTGTTGTGGAAGAAGGAATCAAATCTTTTTATCTTCCGGTTTGCTATGGTTTGTAAAGCTCAGCCTGCAGCTTAAAGCATCGGTTTGCTTTCTTTGTACGTGTAATAAGATTTCTCGATGTTGTGTACATTTTGTaagttaataaatattttttattgaatccCATGAACTTTAATATcttattttttattgcttttaaaTATAATTGCTTATACTAACCTAGATGCTGGTTAATTTGGGATGGTTGGCAAATGTATCGGATTATTGAAAACCTTATCTGGCCAAAGAATTGATATTCTTCTgcgatgtatttttatttacatTACGATCAGAGTTTATGGGGAAGAAATCATAACTTACAGACAGGGATGCAGATAAAATGAGCCAAGTCTAATACCATTCCCTTTATCACATTTAAGCTCGAGTTTGAATTTCTAGTCCTGTGAAAACCCTGCTTGAAGCTCGAAAAAGTGAATTATTTTGAGCTTCAGTTTGGTTAGAACTCATGCCATATTGAATATGGTTGTAAAATGGATCAAAATATTAACATTGCAATTTGAAGGTGTCATCCTTATTGTCATCTGTTCTTCCCTTTGGTTAGGAATCCATTACTAATCTTGAACATCATCGACATCTATCTTATCATACTAGTTTTAAGCTAGGCTTAAAGTAATCATTGCATGGGGAAATTGACAAGACCTCATTTCTATAATCTAAACCTCTCATTTCTATTATCTAAACCATTTTTAGGAAATTACTGTACTCAACCGTCAGTACTAGCAGTTAAGAATTACATCTAAGACAACCATGCTTCAACAATTATACGCTTAAAGACAACCACTCTGGTATTATGTCGAAACTCTTTCTACCATTCACACGGATTGTCCTACAGACATATTCTTTAGTATTTATAGGTAAAGATATTGCTCAACTAATGTAATATGTTCATCTATCACATATGAGTGATTGATTCTAAGGTTAATGTAAACTGAAGCTTTGAAGTTATTTGAATCTGGATTCTGAAGTAGAGGGATTATGTATTTATCGGCATTTTCTTTTCTATTTCTTTTCTAACCTATTATTCTAATGATCTTCCGATAAATCCTCTCAACCCATGCACTTGGTTTTCAACTCTTTTCGGCTTTGGTCCTAATTATTGTATAAATAGTTGTATAACGAAACTAGCCATCAgaataagacaataaactacATGTTAGAAACATTATCTGGCTCTTCCGGATGTTTTTGTTTGCTGGACACCGCCTCAACTGGCTTGCAGATCTCTTGGCCTAACGAAGGTAGGTTCATTCTGCAAGATCACCATCCACCTTCTGGCTAAGATACATTCAACTCTGATCATATGAGCGCATAGATAGCTATGCAGCCTCTTCAGCGGATGTCTTCTTCTTGGTTCTTCTATGTTGGTTGGTAAAAAGCGAACCACAACTAGTTATCTGCATACTTAATT
Proteins encoded in this window:
- the LOC140987614 gene encoding protein RETICULATA-RELATED 4, chloroplastic-like translates to MASASFSRLATQIIVSPTPRSRNHRHWSPCSITHPLLATSTFSLKLKSRHSPRDHSFVSFSGGDGGGDEGGGGSGGSGGGREGGSDGDAGKRNKAEAIMALVEVGRSLDSIPKDLAAAIEAGKVPGSIVYRFFELEKSPLFGWLLRFGGFKERLLADDLFLTKVAIECGVGIFTKTAAELERRREKFTKELDFVFADVVMAIIADFMLVWLPAPTVSLRPPLAITAGGLNKFFYGCPDNAFQVALAGTSYSFLQRIGAIVRNGGKLFIVGTGASLVGTGITNLLIATRKFIDKSYAGESEDVPILSTSVAYGVYMAVSSNLRYQILAGVIEQRILEPLLHQQKLILGAICFVVRTGNTFLGSLMWVDYARWIGIQPRE